A region from the Lolium perenne isolate Kyuss_39 chromosome 4, Kyuss_2.0, whole genome shotgun sequence genome encodes:
- the LOC127297651 gene encoding altered inheritance rate of mitochondria protein 25-like: MRWLPRLLSHAAAARRIPARTTTSHTSGGRGGVPGVGAVAEAVVRSEEPKRRPDAAKRTRRAVVPSEELKKHPDAAKSPAAADAVVRSEEEPKKRRRGADKKPRKRRAVSKSGGAGVSLARLANAARAFVNSKLEVLGDSFLRSLQTAGKEDKAASTSYQHGEELDLARVQDKLQPLLSRANLIITRRAQWANIMFRFQQETRYIIKDPRTPRRKTPVGLIREKSNFILRQLLRSRRPFIAEFIDHKGKEIFTVRRPFWWISSSIYAEMDGKEIGVVHSRWHLWRRIYDLYLGNRQFAMVENPGFWSWTFTLVDENENVVAKIQREARGIGWQVFTDAGQYTISFGSVGNSWSFIDPEDADKVHTFTALPLPERAVTLALAVSLDHDYFTRRLGWGLRSIFGE, translated from the exons ATGAGGTGGCTACCCCGGCTGCTCTCCCACGCGGCCGCCGCCAGGAGGATACCGGCGAGAACCACCACCAGCCACACCAGCGGCGGGCGCGGCGGCGTTCCGGGCGTCGGTGCGGTTGCCGAGGCCGTGGTCCGGTCCGAGGAGCCCAAGAGGCGGCCGGATGCGGCCAAGAGGACGAGGAGGGCCGTGGTTCCGTCCGAGGAgctgaagaagcacccggatgcgGCCAAGAGCCCCGCGGCTGCTGACGCCGTGGTCCGATCCGAGGAGGAGCCCAAGAAGCGGCGGCGGGGTGCTGACAAGAAGCCGAGGAAGCGGCGCGCGGTCTCCAAGAGCGGTGGCGCGGGggtctcgctcgctcgtctcgctaACGCTGCTCGCGCGTTCGTCAACTCCAAGTTGGAGGTGCTGGGGGATTCGTTCCTGAGGTCTTTGCAGACGGCCGGCAAGGAAGATAAAGCGGCGTCGACGAGCTACCAGCATGGAGAAGAACTAGACCTCGCGCGCGTTCAG GACAAACTGCAGCCTCTACTCTCAAGGGCGAATCTGATCATCACCAGGCGTGCACAATGGGCAAATATCATGTTTCGGTTCCAGCAG GAGACTAGATACATCATAAAGGATCCACGCACTCCTCGCAGAAAAACT CCTGTTGGTCTTATTCGAGAGAAAAGCAACTTCATCCTTAGGCAG CTACTTAGGTCGAGACGGCCATTCATTGCAGAATTTATTGATCACAAGGGTAAAGAGATATTCACG GTTCGCCGTCCTTTTTGGTGGATCAGCAGCTCCATTTATGCAGAAATGGATGGTAAG GAGATAGGTGTAGTCCACAGCCGTTGGCATCTTTGGCGTAGAATTTATGACTTGTACTTAGG GAATAGGCAATTTGCTATGGTGGAAAATCCTGGATTTTGGAGCTGGACCTTTACCTTGGTTGACGAGAATGAGAATGTAGTAGCCAAGATTCAACGCGAGGCGAGGGGAATTGGTTGGCAG GTCTTCACGGATGCTGGTCAGTATACAATTTCCTTTGGCAGTGTTGGTAATAGCTGGAGTTTTATTGATCCTGAAGAT GCGGATAAAGTTCATACTTTTACCGCGCTGCCTTTACCTGAAAGGGCTGTCACTCTCGCTCTTGCAGTGTCCCTAGACCATGATTATTTCACTAGGAGATTGGGCTG GGGACTTCGTTCCATCTTCGGCGAATGA